One window of Chloroflexus aggregans DSM 9485 genomic DNA carries:
- a CDS encoding phytoene desaturase family protein has protein sequence MTQRIVIVGAGPGGLATAIRLAGRGYQVDIFEAADRPGGRMRGFSLGDYHFDTGPTILQLPRLYDELFASVGLRFSDYVKLVRLEPNTRIRFWDGEYLDLTSDTAAFKAQLARFGSELPAQFERWYIEHIRKYKVGYEPYLATPVRTPIGYLKPREIAAALAFRPWESLYDHFKRFFHDERVVYALAYQAKYLGMHPTACSSIFSLVTFLEFAEGIWHPIGGFRALAAGLAKAATDVGVTIHYNRPVKQVIVENGRACGVELADGERISADGVVVNADFGHALTHIIPPHARGKYTDQKLNQMEFSCSTFMLYLGVNRRWDELPHHQLYLSATIRRNDPLWAKSAILDEEDPSFYVCNPTIVDPMNAPSGHSTLFVLVPVPNLRYQVDWPVVEQRYRDLVIRQMGKLGFHDVERHIVVERRYTAETWRDEHHTYLGAVFNLIHSWSQLGPFRPHIRHDGARNLYWIGGAVHPGSGLMTILEAAKSAVHFISEDLPLAQPIAIGR, from the coding sequence GTGACACAACGTATCGTCATTGTAGGCGCCGGGCCAGGCGGGTTGGCAACGGCTATCCGCTTGGCCGGGCGCGGCTATCAAGTTGATATCTTTGAAGCTGCCGACCGTCCGGGTGGGCGTATGCGTGGCTTCTCGCTGGGTGATTACCACTTTGATACAGGTCCAACCATCTTACAGTTGCCGCGACTGTACGACGAATTGTTTGCGAGCGTGGGGTTGCGTTTTAGCGACTACGTCAAACTAGTACGCCTCGAACCAAATACGCGAATCAGATTTTGGGATGGTGAATACCTCGATCTGACCTCGGATACGGCGGCCTTCAAGGCGCAACTTGCCCGATTCGGTTCGGAGCTGCCGGCGCAGTTTGAACGCTGGTATATTGAGCATATCCGCAAGTACAAGGTCGGGTACGAACCGTATCTTGCGACGCCGGTACGAACGCCGATCGGTTATTTGAAACCACGTGAGATTGCCGCAGCGCTCGCTTTTCGCCCGTGGGAAAGCTTGTACGATCACTTCAAGCGATTCTTTCACGATGAACGAGTAGTCTATGCCCTGGCTTACCAAGCGAAGTATCTGGGTATGCACCCTACCGCCTGTTCGAGCATCTTTAGTCTGGTGACCTTCCTCGAGTTCGCTGAGGGTATTTGGCATCCGATCGGCGGCTTTCGCGCTTTGGCAGCCGGCTTGGCTAAGGCTGCGACTGATGTAGGTGTAACGATACATTACAACCGACCGGTCAAACAGGTAATCGTTGAAAACGGGCGGGCTTGTGGGGTTGAGTTGGCTGATGGCGAGCGCATATCTGCTGACGGTGTGGTGGTCAACGCAGATTTTGGTCATGCGCTGACTCACATTATCCCACCGCACGCACGTGGCAAGTATACCGATCAGAAACTCAACCAGATGGAGTTTTCGTGTTCAACATTTATGCTCTATCTGGGTGTAAACCGACGCTGGGACGAGTTGCCCCACCATCAGCTCTACCTCTCAGCAACGATTCGTCGTAACGACCCATTGTGGGCCAAAAGTGCAATTCTCGACGAAGAAGATCCGTCATTCTACGTATGTAACCCAACGATTGTCGATCCGATGAACGCACCCTCTGGTCACAGTACGCTGTTTGTGCTGGTACCGGTACCTAATCTGCGTTATCAGGTTGATTGGCCGGTAGTGGAGCAACGTTACCGAGACCTGGTGATTCGGCAGATGGGCAAACTCGGGTTTCATGATGTTGAGCGCCACATTGTTGTCGAGCGGCGTTACACCGCCGAGACGTGGCGCGACGAGCATCACACTTATCTGGGCGCGGTCTTTAACCTGATTCACAGTTGGAGCCAGCTTGGCCCGTTCCGCCCCCACATCCGGCACGATGGCGCACGCAATCTCTATTGGATCGGCGGTGCGGTGCATCCGGGCAGCGGTCTAATGACCATTTTAGAGGCGGCCAAGAGCGCGGTTCATTTTATCAGCGAAGACCTACCGTTGGCCCAACCGATAGCGATAGGACGTTAG